The Pseudomonas triclosanedens genome has a window encoding:
- the queD gene encoding 6-carboxytetrahydropterin synthase QueD, giving the protein MELFKEFTFESAHRLPHVPAGHQCGRLHGHSFRAAIYIEGEVDPHTGWIRDFAEIKRIFKPIYDQLDHNYLNDIPGLENPTSENLCRWIWQQLKPLLPELSKVRVHETCTSGCEYRGD; this is encoded by the coding sequence GTGGAATTGTTCAAAGAGTTCACCTTCGAATCAGCTCACCGCCTGCCCCACGTCCCCGCCGGGCACCAGTGCGGTCGTCTGCATGGCCACTCGTTCCGGGCCGCCATCTACATCGAGGGTGAGGTCGACCCGCATACCGGCTGGATTCGCGACTTCGCCGAGATCAAGCGGATATTCAAGCCGATCTACGATCAGCTCGACCACAACTACCTGAACGATATTCCCGGCCTGGAAAATCCCACCAGCGAAAACCTTTGCCGCTGGATCTGGCAACAGCTCAAGCCACTGCTGCCGGAGCTGTCCAAGGTGCGTGTGCACGAGACCTGCACCAGTGGTTGCGAGTATCGCGGCGACTGA
- a CDS encoding DUF1329 domain-containing protein yields the protein MYKKSSLIVLATLTALAVTDARAAVSADQAAKLKSSLTPMGAEKAGNAAGSIPAWTGGLTSAPAGYKGPGSHHVDPFAGEKPQFVISKANLDQYKANLTPGQIALFNAYPDSYQMPVYATHRTGSAPQWIYDNIYKNATSAKLVEGGNGFSDAYGGVPFPIPQSGVEAVWNHIARYRGTYIVRRSSQAGVQRNGAYALVTSQDEALFRFYDPKGSYDKLGNTLFYYMTFTTAPARLAGNGALVQETLDQVKEPRQAWGYNPGQRRVRRAPTLAYDTPIEDSDGLRTADDTDMYNGAPDRYDWTLVGKKEIYIPYNNYQVTSPEVKYKDLLTPGHINPKYTRYELHRVWVVDGKLKPGARHIYSRRTLYLDEDSWGAAVVDQYDGRGELWRVSLAYLKSFYEQPMVWTALDTFHDLQAHRYSIQWLDNEEPGTADFSQPAPDESNFSPSALRRKASR from the coding sequence ATGTACAAAAAGAGTTCCCTGATCGTCCTTGCCACGCTGACGGCCCTGGCCGTTACCGATGCGCGTGCAGCGGTTTCGGCTGACCAGGCGGCGAAACTCAAGAGCAGCCTTACCCCGATGGGGGCGGAAAAGGCCGGCAACGCCGCCGGTTCCATCCCCGCCTGGACCGGCGGCCTGACCTCGGCGCCGGCCGGCTACAAGGGGCCGGGTTCGCACCACGTCGATCCATTTGCCGGCGAGAAGCCGCAATTCGTCATCAGCAAGGCCAACCTCGACCAGTACAAGGCCAATCTGACGCCGGGGCAGATCGCGCTGTTCAATGCCTACCCGGACAGCTACCAGATGCCGGTGTACGCAACCCACCGTACCGGCTCCGCCCCGCAGTGGATCTATGACAACATCTACAAGAACGCCACCAGCGCCAAGCTGGTGGAAGGCGGCAACGGCTTCTCCGATGCCTATGGCGGCGTGCCGTTCCCCATCCCGCAGAGCGGCGTGGAAGCGGTGTGGAACCACATCGCCCGCTATCGCGGCACCTACATTGTGCGGCGCTCGTCCCAGGCCGGCGTGCAGCGCAACGGCGCCTACGCGCTGGTGACCTCCCAGGACGAGGCGCTGTTCCGCTTCTACGATCCCAAGGGCAGCTACGACAAGCTCGGCAACACGCTGTTCTACTATATGACCTTCACCACCGCCCCGGCGCGCCTGGCCGGTAATGGCGCCCTGGTGCAGGAGACCCTCGACCAGGTGAAGGAGCCGCGCCAGGCATGGGGTTACAACCCCGGGCAGCGTCGTGTGCGGCGGGCACCCACGCTCGCCTATGACACCCCGATCGAAGACTCCGACGGCCTTCGCACCGCCGATGACACCGACATGTACAACGGCGCGCCGGACCGCTACGACTGGACCCTGGTGGGCAAGAAGGAAATCTATATCCCCTATAACAACTACCAGGTGACCAGCCCCGAGGTTAAGTACAAGGACCTGCTCACCCCCGGCCATATCAATCCCAAGTACACCCGCTACGAACTGCACCGCGTGTGGGTGGTGGACGGCAAGCTCAAGCCCGGCGCGCGACACATCTATTCGCGTCGCACCCTGTACCTCGACGAGGACAGTTGGGGCGCCGCCGTGGTGGACCAGTACGATGGTCGCGGCGAGCTGTGGCGCGTGTCGCTGGCGTACCTGAAGAGCTTCTACGAGCAGCCGATGGTGTGGACCGCGCTGGACACCTTCCACGATCTCCAGGCCCACCGCTACAGCATCCAGTGGCTGGATAACGAGGAGCCCGGCACCGCCGATTTCAGCCAGCCGGCGCCGGACGAATCGAACTTCAGCCCTTCGGCACTGCGGCGCAAGGCCTCGCGCTGA
- a CDS encoding DUF1302 domain-containing protein, which produces MNSQMGGNSSIFWAPRRAGAVMGLLPLLIAGSAQALEFKLADNEITGSLDSTLSYGAMWRVQGRDKDNISDINADDGNRNFDTGLVSQVFKLTSDLSAKYQNYGLFLRGTAYYDTQIMDKRNDYYDTTDGVVRPSQSYPQDDHFTEDTRHIAGRKAELLDAYLSGSWDVAEHPLTGRVGRQVLNWGEGVFYRGGVNTINPVDAARFHLPGSELKEVLVPVEALSFNFGMTDDLSMEAFYQWKWKETRLDSVGTYFSDTDLFSDGGNTAYTTEDNPLIKELLAGYPTVASLGLLGNGPHGPNAFLDPNTGTFKVANVGKDLDARDNGQFGVAFRYIAEQLNSTEFGFYFVNYHAKEPQIAVDLRRYQGVDVAGLDALLGPLGLGEAVPGLATLDMASNAEARRDYVEDIRMYGFSFNTTLGDASVSGEIAYRPNMPISISATDDILGDLLTQGVLGQTNLFDGNVAAGQACAPVAGKQLCRGSLFENYERAETYNISLSTIYNFGPHLTFDSMTGVAELASEHIRGSSLEYTAWDGSTRKFVGAQDKAYVGGNGDDVQIDRDSYGYTLLLTGSWNDVYAGVKLSPYVVYQDDFSGNSDRTGNFIEGRKAYTLGIDASYLNTFEVGTQYTNYYGAGSSNSMRDRDNVSITAKYSF; this is translated from the coding sequence ATGAACAGTCAGATGGGGGGCAACTCGTCCATTTTCTGGGCGCCCCGGCGCGCGGGCGCGGTGATGGGGCTCTTGCCGTTGCTGATCGCGGGCTCGGCGCAGGCCCTGGAATTCAAGCTGGCCGACAACGAAATCACCGGCTCTCTGGACAGCACGCTGTCCTACGGTGCCATGTGGCGCGTGCAAGGGCGCGACAAGGACAACATCAGCGACATCAACGCCGACGATGGCAACCGCAACTTCGATACCGGGCTGGTTTCCCAGGTGTTCAAGCTCACCTCCGACCTCTCGGCGAAGTACCAGAACTACGGCCTGTTCCTGCGTGGCACCGCGTATTACGACACGCAGATCATGGACAAGCGCAATGACTACTACGACACCACCGATGGCGTGGTGCGGCCGAGCCAGTCGTATCCGCAGGACGATCACTTCACCGAAGACACCCGCCACATCGCAGGGCGCAAGGCCGAGCTGCTCGATGCCTACCTGTCCGGTAGCTGGGACGTCGCGGAGCATCCGCTCACCGGCCGCGTCGGCCGTCAGGTGCTGAACTGGGGCGAGGGCGTGTTCTACCGGGGCGGGGTCAACACGATCAACCCGGTGGACGCCGCGCGCTTCCACCTGCCGGGCTCCGAACTCAAGGAAGTGCTGGTGCCGGTGGAAGCCCTGAGCTTCAACTTCGGCATGACCGACGACCTGTCGATGGAAGCCTTCTACCAGTGGAAGTGGAAGGAAACGCGCCTGGACTCGGTCGGCACCTACTTCTCCGACACCGACCTGTTCAGTGACGGCGGCAACACTGCCTACACCACCGAAGACAACCCGCTGATCAAGGAACTGCTGGCCGGCTACCCGACCGTGGCTTCGCTCGGCCTGCTGGGCAACGGCCCGCATGGTCCGAACGCATTCCTCGACCCGAACACCGGAACCTTCAAGGTTGCCAACGTCGGCAAGGACCTCGATGCCCGTGACAACGGCCAGTTCGGCGTAGCGTTCCGCTACATCGCCGAGCAGCTCAATTCCACCGAGTTCGGCTTCTACTTCGTCAACTACCACGCCAAGGAACCTCAGATCGCGGTCGACCTGCGCCGCTACCAGGGCGTCGATGTGGCCGGCCTGGATGCGCTGCTCGGCCCGCTCGGCCTGGGAGAGGCCGTGCCTGGCCTGGCCACCCTGGACATGGCCAGCAACGCCGAAGCCCGCCGCGACTATGTGGAAGACATCCGCATGTACGGCTTCAGCTTCAACACTACCCTGGGCGATGCCTCGGTGTCCGGTGAAATCGCCTACCGGCCGAACATGCCGATCAGCATCTCCGCTACCGACGACATCCTCGGCGACCTGCTGACCCAGGGCGTGCTGGGCCAGACCAACCTGTTCGACGGCAACGTTGCCGCTGGCCAGGCCTGCGCTCCGGTGGCCGGCAAGCAACTGTGCCGCGGCAGCCTGTTCGAGAACTACGAACGCGCCGAGACCTACAACATCTCGCTGTCGACCATCTACAACTTCGGCCCGCATCTCACCTTCGACTCCATGACCGGCGTGGCGGAACTCGCGTCCGAACATATCCGCGGCAGCAGCCTGGAGTACACCGCCTGGGATGGCAGCACGCGCAAGTTCGTTGGCGCCCAGGACAAGGCCTATGTCGGCGGCAATGGCGACGATGTGCAGATCGACCGCGACAGCTATGGCTACACGCTATTGCTCACCGGCAGTTGGAACGACGTCTACGCTGGGGTGAAGCTGTCGCCCTATGTGGTCTATCAGGATGACTTCAGTGGCAACTCCGACCGCACCGGCAACTTCATCGAGGGACGCAAGGCCTACACCCTCGGTATCGACGCCAGCTACCTGAATACCTTCGAGGTCGGCACCCAGTACACCAACTACTACGGTGCCGGCTCCAGCAACTCGATGCGTGACCGCGACAACGTCTCGATCACCGCGAAATACTCGTTCTGA
- a CDS encoding DUF3859 domain-containing protein: MSIPRLPAVLALTLASAFASSAFAEVRVTGPVEYGVFVSNYKDYQPGERVLTRSEQEIESTTRVPAKLGTKFGLRYQLSGKQEGDTPLTLLYFTPGVVTPDGQRHDKLEVVQKLVVGAPTDVMAYQFTENHEVVQGQWRFMVFQGDRLLAEKTFTVE, translated from the coding sequence ATGTCCATTCCCCGCCTGCCAGCAGTTCTGGCCCTCACCCTGGCCTCCGCCTTCGCATCCTCGGCCTTCGCCGAAGTGCGCGTCACCGGACCAGTCGAGTACGGCGTCTTCGTCAGCAACTACAAGGACTACCAGCCGGGCGAGCGCGTGCTTACCCGCAGCGAGCAAGAGATCGAATCCACCACGCGCGTGCCAGCCAAGCTGGGCACCAAGTTCGGTCTGCGCTACCAGTTGAGTGGCAAGCAGGAAGGCGACACGCCCCTGACGCTGCTTTATTTCACCCCCGGTGTGGTGACGCCGGATGGCCAGCGCCACGACAAGCTGGAGGTGGTGCAGAAGCTGGTGGTCGGCGCGCCGACCGATGTGATGGCGTACCAGTTCACCGAGAATCACGAAGTGGTGCAGGGCCAGTGGCGCTTCATGGTCTTCCAGGGCGATCGCCTGCTCGCGGAGAAAACCTTCACGGTCGAGTGA
- a CDS encoding pirin family protein translates to MSDSLLSIRPRAEDVEGVPILRPLPSAQRRSVGPFVFFDHMLESAFEPEHGMDIRQHPHIGLSTLTYLFQGQVQHKDSLGSDQLVLAGDVSWMTAGRGVAHVERTPEALRLSGSRLHGLQVWLALPQALESCEPSYSHHPAASLPESEALGVRIRMIAGQGFCLESPVPVLSPTLYAELRLTAGATLAIPDEHPERALYLIEGEALLDDVPVSPHELLVLPEGETFTLSACTDCHAVIVGGAPLDGPRRMNWNFVASDPTLIDSARQRWAAGDWPSVPGEQERIELPR, encoded by the coding sequence ATGAGCGACTCCCTGCTTTCCATCCGCCCACGCGCCGAAGATGTCGAGGGCGTGCCCATTCTCCGTCCGTTGCCATCGGCGCAACGCCGCAGCGTCGGCCCCTTCGTGTTCTTCGATCACATGCTCGAAAGCGCCTTCGAACCCGAACACGGCATGGATATCCGCCAGCATCCGCACATCGGCCTGTCCACCCTCACCTACCTGTTCCAGGGGCAGGTGCAGCACAAGGACAGCCTGGGCTCCGACCAGCTCGTGCTGGCTGGCGACGTCAGCTGGATGACCGCCGGGCGAGGTGTCGCACACGTCGAGCGCACCCCGGAGGCGCTGCGCCTTAGCGGCTCGCGCCTGCATGGCCTGCAAGTCTGGCTGGCGTTGCCGCAGGCTCTGGAGTCCTGCGAGCCGAGCTACAGCCACCATCCCGCCGCCAGCCTGCCCGAGAGTGAGGCGCTGGGCGTACGCATCCGCATGATCGCGGGCCAGGGCTTCTGCCTGGAATCGCCGGTGCCGGTGCTCTCCCCGACGCTGTACGCCGAACTGAGGCTCACTGCCGGCGCGACCCTGGCCATTCCCGACGAACATCCCGAGCGCGCCCTGTACCTGATAGAAGGCGAGGCGCTGCTGGACGATGTCCCGGTGTCTCCGCACGAACTCCTGGTGCTGCCCGAGGGCGAGACCTTCACCCTCTCCGCCTGTACCGACTGCCATGCGGTGATTGTCGGCGGTGCGCCGCTGGATGGCCCACGGCGGATGAACTGGAACTTCGTCGCCAGCGATCCCACGCTGATCGACAGCGCCCGCCAACGCTGGGCCGCGGGCGATTGGCCAAGTGTGCCGGGCGAGCAGGAACGCATCGAACTGCCGCGCTGA
- a CDS encoding sugar MFS transporter: MDQPNANRHTSALTVLTLLFFMWGLITSLNDILVPHLKAVFTLSYVEASLIQFCFFTAYFIMSFPAGRLVEKVGYKSGIIVGLATAGFGCLLFYPAAGARSYPFFLGALFILASGITLLQVAANPYVNVLGRPETAASRLNLTQAFNSLGTTVGPLIGSVTILAIGAGAASQIGSSATNEADSVQLPYLVLAGLLFAIAALIALFRLPKIEHGAPSDGAAAGRRSLFAHRHLIYGVIGIFAYVGAEVSIGSYLVSLMGQPEIAGLPAGQAGKYLSLYWGGAMLGRFIGSALMHAIPANRMLAFNALVNTLLIAVALSIGEHVAMWSLILIGLFNSIMFPTIFSLALEGLGNLTSKGSGLLCMAIVGGAVMPLVQAFFADRIGLLHSFAIPLLCYLYIAWFGAKGYRADEPATRHAANAG, encoded by the coding sequence ATGGATCAGCCGAACGCGAACCGCCACACCAGCGCCCTGACGGTACTGACCCTGCTGTTCTTCATGTGGGGGCTGATCACCTCGCTGAACGACATCCTGGTGCCGCACCTGAAGGCAGTCTTCACACTCTCGTACGTGGAGGCGTCGCTGATACAGTTCTGCTTCTTTACCGCCTACTTCATCATGTCGTTCCCCGCCGGGCGGCTGGTGGAGAAGGTCGGCTACAAGAGCGGAATCATCGTCGGGCTGGCCACCGCCGGCTTCGGTTGCCTGCTGTTCTATCCGGCCGCCGGCGCAAGATCCTACCCGTTCTTCCTCGGCGCGCTGTTCATCCTCGCCTCGGGGATCACCCTGTTGCAGGTCGCGGCGAACCCCTACGTGAATGTGCTGGGCCGCCCGGAAACCGCCGCCAGCCGGCTCAACCTTACCCAGGCTTTCAATTCCCTGGGCACTACGGTCGGCCCTCTGATCGGCTCTGTCACCATTCTCGCCATCGGTGCCGGCGCCGCTTCGCAGATTGGCAGTTCCGCCACCAACGAGGCGGATTCAGTCCAGTTGCCGTACCTGGTGCTGGCCGGCCTGCTGTTCGCCATCGCGGCGCTGATCGCGCTGTTCCGTCTGCCGAAGATCGAACACGGCGCCCCCAGCGACGGCGCTGCCGCTGGCCGCCGCTCGCTGTTCGCCCACCGCCACCTGATCTACGGTGTGATCGGCATTTTCGCCTACGTCGGCGCCGAGGTGTCCATCGGCAGCTACCTGGTCAGCCTGATGGGGCAGCCGGAAATCGCCGGGCTGCCCGCCGGGCAAGCCGGCAAGTACCTGTCGTTGTACTGGGGCGGCGCGATGCTCGGGCGCTTCATCGGCAGCGCCCTGATGCACGCCATCCCCGCCAACCGCATGCTGGCCTTCAACGCGCTGGTGAATACGCTGTTGATTGCGGTGGCGCTGAGCATCGGCGAGCACGTCGCGATGTGGTCGCTGATTCTTATCGGCCTGTTCAATTCGATCATGTTCCCGACCATCTTCTCCCTCGCTCTGGAAGGCCTGGGCAACCTGACCAGCAAAGGCTCGGGGCTGCTGTGCATGGCCATCGTCGGTGGCGCGGTGATGCCGCTGGTGCAGGCGTTCTTCGCCGACCGCATCGGCCTGCTGCACTCGTTCGCCATTCCGCTGCTGTGCTACCTGTACATCGCCTGGTTCGGCGCCAAGGGCTACCGCGCCGACGAGCCCGCCACCCGCCATGCGGCCAACGCGGGATAG
- a CDS encoding dienelactone hydrolase family protein yields MSQISVQPVVYSVDGQSFEGQLVFDAAGGEPRPGLLMAPNWMGVSQGAVDIARKVAERGYVVLVADLYGVGVRPNGTEQAAAAMMPLKNDRPLLRKRMQASLKTLQEQAGKAPLDTSKLATFGFCFGGCCALELARDGAPLAAAVSFHGTLDTPDPADAKNIKGAVLVLDGAVDPFVPREQLADFAREMIDAGVDWTLTSYGGAAHSFTDPHAQIPGKMQYDAKVARRAFAAMFDLLDERFGA; encoded by the coding sequence ATGAGTCAGATCAGCGTGCAACCCGTCGTCTACAGCGTCGACGGCCAGTCTTTCGAAGGCCAGTTGGTGTTCGATGCCGCCGGCGGCGAGCCGCGTCCCGGGCTGCTGATGGCGCCGAACTGGATGGGTGTCAGCCAGGGCGCGGTGGACATCGCCCGCAAGGTCGCCGAGCGCGGCTACGTGGTGCTGGTGGCCGACCTCTATGGCGTTGGCGTTCGCCCCAATGGCACGGAGCAGGCCGCCGCCGCGATGATGCCGCTGAAGAACGACCGCCCGCTGCTGCGCAAGCGCATGCAGGCGTCGCTCAAGACATTGCAGGAGCAGGCCGGCAAGGCGCCCCTGGATACCTCGAAGCTGGCCACCTTCGGCTTCTGCTTCGGCGGTTGCTGTGCGCTGGAGCTGGCTCGCGACGGCGCACCGCTGGCAGCGGCGGTGTCTTTCCACGGCACTCTGGATACGCCAGATCCGGCCGATGCAAAGAACATCAAGGGCGCGGTACTGGTGCTCGACGGCGCTGTCGATCCCTTCGTGCCCCGCGAGCAACTGGCCGATTTCGCCCGGGAAATGATCGACGCCGGTGTCGACTGGACGCTGACCAGCTATGGCGGCGCGGCGCATTCCTTCACCGACCCGCATGCGCAGATCCCCGGCAAGATGCAGTACGACGCGAAGGTTGCGCGTCGGGCCTTCGCTGCCATGTTCGATCTGCTGGACGAGCGCTTCGGCGCCTGA
- the htpG gene encoding molecular chaperone HtpG, giving the protein MSVETQKETLGFQTEVKQLLHLMIHSLYSNKEIFLRELISNASDAADKLRFEALAKPELLEGGAELKIRVSFDKDAKTVTLEDNGIGMSREEVIAHLGTIAKSGTADFLKNLSGDQKKDSHLIGQFGVGFYSAFIVADKVDVFTRRAGAPASEGVHWSSKGEGEFEVATIEKAERGTRIVLHLKDGEDEFADGWRLRNIVKKYSDHIALPIELPKEHYGEEKDKPAEPEWEVVNRASALWTRPRAEVKDEEYQEFYKHIAHDFENPLTWSHNKVEGKLEYTSLLYVPARAPFDLYHREAPRGLKLYVQRVFIMDQADQFLPLYLRFIKGVVDSNDLSLNVSREILQSGPIVDSMKSALTKRSLDMLEKLASSDAEAYKGFWKNFGQVLKEGPAEDFANKDKIAGLLRFSSTSDESGEQSVSLADYIGRLKEGQDKIYYLTGESFAQVKNSPHLEVFRKKGIEVLLLTDRIDEWLMSYLPEFDGKQFVDVARGDLDLGALDSEEDKKAQEEVAKSKEGLVERLKAALGDEVAEVRVSHRLTDSPAILAIGEQDLGLQMRQILEASGQKVPDSKPIFEFNPNHPLIEKLDAESDEDRFGELSHILFDQAALAAGDSLKDPAAYVRRLNKLLVELSA; this is encoded by the coding sequence ATGAGCGTGGAGACTCAAAAAGAAACGCTGGGCTTCCAGACCGAAGTGAAGCAACTGCTTCACCTGATGATCCATTCCCTCTATTCGAACAAGGAAATCTTCCTCCGTGAACTGATTTCCAACGCCTCGGACGCCGCCGACAAGCTGCGTTTCGAAGCCCTGGCCAAGCCTGAACTGCTCGAAGGCGGCGCCGAGCTGAAAATCCGTGTGAGCTTCGACAAGGACGCCAAGACCGTCACCCTCGAAGACAACGGCATTGGCATGAGCCGTGAGGAAGTGATCGCGCACCTGGGCACCATCGCCAAGTCCGGCACCGCGGACTTCCTGAAGAACCTTTCCGGCGACCAGAAGAAGGATTCCCACCTGATCGGCCAGTTCGGCGTGGGCTTCTACAGCGCCTTCATCGTCGCCGACAAGGTTGACGTCTTCACCCGCCGCGCCGGTGCTCCGGCCAGCGAGGGCGTGCACTGGTCGTCGAAAGGCGAGGGCGAATTCGAAGTCGCCACCATCGAGAAAGCCGAGCGCGGCACCCGTATCGTCCTGCATCTGAAGGACGGCGAGGATGAGTTCGCCGACGGTTGGCGCCTGCGCAACATCGTCAAGAAGTACTCCGACCACATCGCACTGCCCATCGAGTTGCCCAAGGAGCACTACGGCGAAGAGAAGGACAAGCCGGCTGAGCCCGAGTGGGAAGTGGTCAACCGTGCCAGCGCCCTGTGGACCCGTCCGCGCGCCGAAGTGAAGGACGAGGAATACCAGGAGTTCTACAAGCACATCGCCCATGACTTCGAGAACCCGCTGACCTGGAGCCACAACAAGGTCGAGGGCAAGCTCGAGTACACCTCGCTGCTCTACGTCCCGGCCCGCGCGCCGTTCGACCTGTACCATCGCGAGGCCCCGCGCGGCCTGAAGCTCTATGTGCAGCGCGTGTTCATCATGGACCAGGCCGACCAGTTCCTGCCGCTGTACCTGCGCTTCATCAAAGGCGTGGTGGACTCCAACGACCTGTCGCTGAACGTTTCCCGCGAGATCCTGCAGTCCGGCCCCATCGTCGATTCGATGAAGTCGGCGCTGACCAAGCGCTCCCTGGACATGCTGGAGAAGCTGGCGAGCAGCGACGCCGAAGCCTACAAGGGTTTCTGGAAGAACTTCGGCCAGGTGCTGAAGGAAGGTCCGGCCGAGGATTTTGCCAACAAGGACAAGATCGCCGGCCTGCTGCGCTTCTCCTCCACCAGCGACGAGAGCGGCGAGCAGAGCGTTTCCCTGGCCGACTATATCGGTCGCCTGAAAGAGGGCCAGGACAAGATCTACTACCTCACTGGCGAAAGCTTCGCCCAGGTGAAGAACAGCCCGCACCTGGAAGTCTTCCGCAAGAAGGGCATCGAAGTGCTGCTGCTCACCGACCGCATCGACGAGTGGCTGATGAGCTACCTGCCGGAGTTCGACGGCAAGCAGTTCGTCGACGTCGCTCGCGGCGACCTGGACCTGGGCGCGCTGGACTCCGAAGAGGACAAGAAGGCCCAGGAAGAAGTCGCCAAGTCCAAAGAGGGCCTGGTCGAGCGCCTGAAAGCCGCTCTCGGTGACGAAGTCGCGGAGGTCCGCGTATCCCATCGCCTGACCGACTCGCCGGCGATCCTCGCCATCGGCGAGCAGGACCTTGGCCTGCAGATGCGCCAGATTCTGGAAGCCAGCGGCCAGAAGGTGCCGGATTCCAAGCCGATCTTCGAGTTCAACCCGAACCACCCGCTGATCGAGAAACTGGATGCCGAGTCCGACGAAGACCGCTTCGGCGAACTCTCGCACATTCTCTTCGACCAGGCCGCGCTCGCGGCAGGCGACAGCCTGAAGGACCCGGCGGCCTATGTTCGCCGGCTCAACAAGCTGCTGGTGGAACTCTCCGCCTGA
- a CDS encoding MFS transporter, with protein MDTLLILLGLLLILAGYVWLIVQAFGRSLFWGIGSLLPPLALVFMLRHWARARHAIGLGALGCIPLVVGLTLLAAQDAARLEAILRLEWLHPEQPARPDLAIRLNGELNGKPFVPEQAELIDGVLSLREGEDFYAHREVQVRLLAPVDGPLRLDVLPDDPGKLPEVEVSWLAPGQDLPEAIRLTRGYSLHLDLTPEAPNRMKGIFHLVLPAQMQTTLSGQVELYTNHLRYRDGEVDTRHDSQDTLAYVVRDYLQRRFSRRDIELGQLPRLEIRHSKLDVPVSFRVGDEPQELQLELVKSETRGWGVQDDRYPKLPDLPPAPSRPSESALSVAPSRPANVPETGLITLQRLQAAPQRFTNRAMRVQTERGRLAEGVFVGLDHDGRLVIRHVMSGAGEASYILRPSEVVSIELLAH; from the coding sequence ATGGATACCTTGCTGATCCTGCTCGGCCTGCTGCTGATCCTTGCCGGCTATGTCTGGCTGATCGTCCAGGCGTTCGGTCGCAGTCTGTTCTGGGGGATTGGCAGCCTGCTGCCGCCTTTGGCGCTGGTATTCATGCTGCGCCACTGGGCGCGCGCTCGCCACGCCATAGGGCTGGGAGCGCTGGGCTGCATTCCTCTGGTGGTCGGGCTGACGCTCCTGGCGGCCCAGGACGCTGCGCGCCTGGAGGCGATTCTCCGCCTCGAATGGCTGCATCCCGAACAGCCGGCCAGGCCGGATCTGGCGATCCGCTTGAACGGCGAGCTGAACGGCAAGCCTTTCGTGCCCGAGCAGGCCGAACTGATCGACGGCGTGCTCAGCCTGCGCGAAGGTGAGGACTTCTACGCCCACCGCGAAGTGCAGGTGCGGCTCCTCGCGCCTGTCGATGGTCCGTTGCGCCTTGACGTGCTGCCCGATGATCCGGGCAAGCTGCCGGAAGTCGAGGTCAGTTGGCTCGCTCCCGGCCAGGACCTGCCCGAGGCCATTCGCCTGACCCGCGGTTATAGCCTGCATCTGGACCTCACGCCCGAGGCGCCCAACCGCATGAAGGGCATCTTCCATCTCGTGCTGCCGGCGCAGATGCAGACCACCTTGAGCGGGCAGGTCGAGCTGTACACCAATCATTTGCGTTATCGCGATGGAGAGGTCGATACCCGCCACGACTCCCAGGACACTCTGGCGTATGTCGTGCGTGATTACCTGCAACGGCGTTTTTCTCGCCGCGATATCGAGCTGGGGCAATTGCCTCGCCTGGAAATCCGCCATTCGAAGCTGGATGTGCCGGTGAGCTTCAGGGTCGGCGACGAGCCACAGGAATTGCAGCTCGAACTGGTCAAGTCCGAAACGCGCGGCTGGGGCGTTCAGGATGATCGATACCCGAAACTGCCCGATCTCCCGCCAGCGCCTTCACGCCCGTCGGAGAGTGCTCTCAGCGTTGCGCCGAGCCGCCCGGCCAATGTGCCGGAGACCGGCCTGATTACCCTGCAGCGCCTGCAGGCCGCGCCGCAGCGCTTCACCAACCGTGCGATGCGCGTGCAGACCGAGCGCGGACGCCTGGCTGAGGGGGTGTTCGTCGGGCTCGATCACGATGGGCGCCTGGTCATCCGCCACGTCATGAGCGGTGCCGGCGAGGCCAGCTATATTCTGCGTCCCAGCGAAGTTGTGAGCATCGAGCTGCTCGCCCATTGA